attttctgcATTCCTCTCTTCAAGTGAGAGAGGAAATtgccactgtaaaaaaaataaagttcatttataattaaaataggACAATTgtatacaaatgaaaacatgtCACTTTGTTATGTAAAATATAAAGTATCATGCTCCACCTTTTGATCAAGTTCTGTTATTTCCAAATTCTGAACACAGTCTTCCCTCTTTAGTGACTCACTGACTGGATTTACATCAGTCTGCTGTTGTCTCTCTAAGAACTTACTTGTCACCCAGTTAGAATGGAAGAGGAGGTGTGTTATTCAACAGTCatctttaaatcatttgaaaatGACAAATCTAAAGGTAAGTTTAAATGTTCTTTATTTGGTTAATTTTAcagaaacaaatgtttttacacAACCTTTACGTTAATAGACAGTGTTCACAAAATTGACATCCTCTTACGGAGCAGTTTTTGCTTTATACGTCTTGTAATTAACCTAATGTTTATCTGTTGTGTGTTTGGTTTGTGTTGTTTGACAAAAGAGCTACAGTCAGATGACTCGATTTATGCCGAggtaaagaaaaaagaaattactTCAGAGATTTCTCCAGAGTCTTCAGGTGAGTCACAAAaactaataatttttaaatgacctttggttggttggttggttgtaAAAGTGTAAATTTAATTTGGATTTAAAAGATACATTATTTAACCCTGATCTTTCATTGTTTCAAACTTTTCATGTTATGCAGCTAaacaactttcagtaaagttTTAATTTGTCAAATGTGGATGTCTCATTCTTCATCAGAGAAAGAAGTGTCCACGCCAATCTCTCCATCACATAGACGAGCCACATTGGTTCTCGGGTTGCTCTGTTTTCTTCTGCTCTCAGCCTTAACAGCGGTCAGCATCCTCTGTAAGAAGAACTAATAGCATTACATTCATATATCAGCAGGAGAGGTCTGTTTTATAAGGGTTGGACACACTCCTCATACGTAGGCTATATATAATATCTTGCAAAACATTGACCTTGAGTAAATCTTTCTTCTGGATGTCACATCTTCTACAGTTTTGTTCCATCACAGATGGGAATTTGATCAGCTGGTTCATATTTACTGGTGCTTGTATTTACTACTAGCTAATGATAATTACCTCATAAAAGTGAACATCCAGGAATAAGATTGATCACTTTCACAACAACCTAGAAATTAACCAATAAAAAGTGTGTCATAAACAGTGAAATGTAAGGGTGTAACAATACtggaaaataaatctgtaagtaCTTCCGACAGTTGCGTCATTTTGTTTATGTCAAAATGGCCTAGTTGTGTAACATGTGATGGCACAAGTACTTTAACTACGGTGCTAAAATAACGGGTATCAGGAGATGACAGTAATGTCTTTTTTATATTGCTTTGTATTATTGCTTTGCAGATTACAATCATGTGACTGCCTACAAAAAAATTCTGGTAAGAGCCCTAAACAGCCTAAAGAACTTAACACCCTATAAACtaaactgataaaaaaaactgaGCATATCTTAACCACTGAAAAAACTTTATACAGACCCTGTACACTGAAGAGATGACGGTCAACCATAAATTACTGGCACACAATGAGCTTCTGGAGACAGAGAAAAGGGGGCTTATAACAGAGGACGAAGAGCTTAACAGCACATTGAGCTtcatattaaaacaaaacaccCTTTCTGTAGAGCACTACTGTCAATTCACTGGGAATAGTatgatttttcatattttcgTATTCCATAATGAATATGATGacaaaaaatgttcttcttaaacCAATTTTCTCCCTGTAGGGGTCCAGTGTAAACCCTGTCCTAAAAACTGGATACAAAATGGCTCCAGCTGTTACTATTTCCATTTAGGGGGAGACTGGAATACATGGACAAACAGTCAAAAAATCTGCAAGGGGTTTGGCGCTCATCTGGCCATAATAGACAATGTGGAGGAACAGGTCAGCGTTTGATATAGATacaaaacatactgtacatatttgTTAACTCCTCTTTAAAACTGAGAATGAATTGATAATCTGCAAGACTTTTGTcaaaatgtatgcattttaatttaaacaaagttaAAAGActgaaaacagaaaataaatgatTCCTGTGGTTATAACACACTatcttgtattttttttttacacaaattcAGGAATTTATCAATCAGCACACTGAATACTATTATGACGAATATCATGGGTACTGGATTGGACTCTCTGAAAAATCTGAACAAGGAGGGACTTGGGTCTGGACCAGTGGAGCAAAGCTTGAGGGAGGGTAAGAccaaaacaatgacaaaaaaattaattctAGAGAGATTTAAtactaatttatttttaaaattattatttataacagCTTTCACTCACATAGTTTTTTATTCTTTCAGATTCTGGATTTACAGACCCATATACAGAGATGCATGTGTTCTGTCAATGGCCAGCACTAATCCAATCAAAAGCTGGCAGGCAGCGAGTTGTCACATGTATAACAGGTGGATCTGCGAATTGAATGTTTTAAGATGGCCAGATATCCTCAACTTTGAATAAACCAACTCTCACAGAAACTGTTTTTGTGGAAATTAGATTTCCTGCttccattttaaacaattaatgATCTATTTTTAAGGCACACGTCTAGGAATAAGTTGCAAAAGTTATACAGTTGGACTTTAATAAGGACACTAACATCCAGATCTGTTTGCACTGCTGGCCAACATACATCAGAGCTGCTCCATCTTTACTActagttattttattatgtaCTTGTTTGAATgcgttttattttgtttttattctgtacagcactttggtcagtcTGGTGACGGTGTAAAATGTGCTCTGTAAATAAAAGAACTAGAACTTAAGGAATGACCTGACTGATGCATCTATAGTGGACATGGAGATGAATAATTTTAAATCAgtatttataaaaacatcaaaaatattttattgttttaaaatgatTAGGTGTTTCATCAACACACTAGcctttatttatttcatatCTAGTTGTAATTGTGATCTGTAAATAATATGTTATGCACATGATTTGTACACACAGTAAAAACATCCCTAGACAAGCTTAGGATACATGAAATTCATTTTGGCATTTGTGAGAAAGAACAAGCTTTAAAGATCAACCATTTGTCAGAATAAATAATATTGCATTATTAGATATAAACagttacactttaaaaagtttCAAAAAATCACTGACTACCATCAATGCAAAGTTTACTCTTTggacttttttttctttttctttggcACAGAGTCCTCAAATGTCACTTGTTCGTCCACCGCCTGCTTCTCCATTTTTCGTAGTTTTTTCGTTTTCTTATTCTTCTTTCTACTTTTTTCTTGTCCTTCTATCTCCATGTCCATATCCATGTCCTCTTGTGTGTTAGTGTCATCTGTTATCATCATGGCACTGGTGGAGTTCCTTGTATTTGTGGAAGGAGACGATTCGTGATGGTCCATGGAGGacttcttttttctctttttcttggAGACACTGTCAGATTTTTGTTGATGCTTAGAATCCTCATGTGGTTGCTTGTCTGTGAAATCCTCGCTGATTACATCTGTGTTATCCAATGAAGCAACCATAcactttttcttcttctttttctccTTCTTGGGGATATTCTCCTTCTCCACTGATAGGCATGAAGCTGCTTCATTAAATTCTTCATGTAGTCCTTCTGTCGTGAGTGCGGACTCCATATTTCCTGCTAAACCGCAGTCCCCATTAAAACTCCCTTCGGGTTGTGCTTTGcgatttttctttttcttagttttAGCATCAGTCATCGTATCATCATTCACAAAAACAGATCCATTAGAGTCCTCCTCTGATGGCTTCTCCTTCCTTTTTGATTTCTTGCATTTTGTTTTCTCTGTAGCATCTTTATTGTCCTCAGGGTTTGTGGATGTTCGTGCCGGCTGGTTATTTTTACCGTACTTGTTCATGAACTCTAGCTCCTGCTGCTCAAGACGGGCCAGTTTGGCATTCATAGTAAGACCATGTCTGGCTCCCCTGttcataaacaaacacacaagtcAGATACACAACATCCCTGAGTATTTTACAACATCTAAATGACTTTATAAATTTGACTTAAACAACAACTTTAATGCCACAACTTATGTTTTACAAACATGATTGTAGGGATGATGTGGAGTGTGATGTAAACTAAACAATCACTGCTTACTTGTGCGCTGTTCGTCCTCCACAAGCTTTGAGCAGGTCTGCATCTGATAAccttaaaacaaaaacacacagttGAGCTAAGTAATTAATAGTATTATTTTAACAAACCTCTAAATGCCTCTTTTCATACCATTTATGAAAAAATTAAAAGGTGCATTttcaagatttaaaaaaaagcagCAGTATGCATTATTGTCATATAAAGGTTGAACTCGGTATTGGAGTctaaattcaaaaatataaaatttgatttcatagaGTCAAAAACCAACAATATACATGATAAATGTGTAAAGTTGGCAGCTCATACTTTGTAGTACTGGAGAGGTCCAGTTTATGGTCCTCATCTTCAGAACTACTGCTGCTATCATCTGACTCGGATGGCTTTTCTGGCTGCAGTTCACCTGAGAGCAGAGTTGCTGACTAAGAAGGGGCAAAAAGACTTTATTAAAACAACTACACACAAGTGTCATGACAAATCTAGTCAATCCAAGTGTAATGACAACATAAAAGATCTGTTACTCTGAAAAAACTGCATCAGGAGGATgcattttaatttcattgtttTGTTTGCAATTTTGTACCTTGACAAAAGATCCATACAACATGGACTTTGCTTGCTGAGCTTTGGTTGGCTTTCTGTTGGAGATCAAGATATTACTGCTGTCATCCGCCTTTACCTTCACACCATCCTGAAAccaaaaatacacacaaaacaatCTTAATCCACAACACACTGAGCTGAGATGCAAAACATCCATGCAAAAAATTGGAATTAACTTTTGGTCAAAGCGTATAGTTAAAATATGTTTCCAGACATTTCTTACCTGCCCTGTTTCCACAACCAGGTTGGAGGAGGCCTTGTTAAAAACATGATCCCACCAGTGGAAAGTGAATTGTTCACCTTCTTTATGACCCACCTAAGACACCAGTTGTATATTTTGATTATGAAGGCCATGacttccttaaaatatttttcatagatttaaaatatttttcatagATTTCTAAATAcaagaacaacaacaacacgAGACGTCCACTCACCCCTCCTTTATCACATTTAATTTTGACTTTAATAGCCTCTGAGATGCCACTCTCTCTCCTGCCCAGACCTTTACCTTTAATacaacaacacaaacacatgaaaTACTCAGACTGTATACATATAGAAGTTTTGTATTAAGGTAATTCGCTATATGACAGATGATATGGGTTTGCCATGTGCAGATTCTATAATCTGAATGAAGTTTAACCTTTTTCCCATCCGTGCCGCAGAAGCTGCTGCTCCGCGAACTTCAGTCCGGTAGGTTTGTCTTGGGTCGCCTCTGCCATGTGGAGAATAACTTCCAGAGAACCTAGTGAAGTAATAAGAACACAGACACATAATGTCTGTTATAAACATAACTTCTGTCACAGCTTTCTTCTGTGTAATCGgttaaagaaaaaaactatTGTAGATCCAACCAAAACACAAGCGATAATATCTGATTCTTACCTGATTCAAAACAGGAAAAATAGCGAGCGAGCGTCACCACGCGCTAAGCATAGGAGCAGACATGACACCGGTGAGAAAATGTAGCTACGGAAAGCAAAAACTGCCATGCTGTCTATTAACGAAACGCGTTTACAAAaagtatttataaataaattatatgttAATTGTTTATAAGGCAACTGAGCCAAATATATATCTGCCTTATTATTGCTCGttaaaatattaacaattaaatTTCTTAGTAGCTACAATCCGTAACTTTTGGTTATACAATAAAACAGTTAATAAATAGATACAAAAACCAGtgatcaaaacaaaaaacagaaaatataaaaaaatattaaaataatgatttataatttaaGCTGTCGAGTGCGATTTCCCGGTAAAGTGCCTCAGcgatgacgtatttttgtaggcaaaCCCCGGAAGTTAGCGGGACACACACTCCCTCGCTAAAAAGCCCATCATTTTTCCAAGAGTTTTGGATTATAGCAACAAATAAGCTCTGCGTTTATCAAATGTTCGAGAATCGAGACTATcacgttttgtccaacaagataaTCTTGACAGATAAGCACAACTTATACAATTTGAAGTCTATAGTTTTTTTTCCTAGCAAACGCATACTTCATAAAagtggcctacaaaaatacgccaaaccaaaggctgcagcctctggaggtcgcacatatcaagcctggtttattcaaattaactgagcattacatctGCAAGTCATGAGTTAATAATTACGCTTAACTAAGAATAACTGTAAACTTTTTAATTGTTAATTTTCAGACTACTACAAGTGCGACcaccggaggctgcagccttcggagtgaCAATCGGCCTCTATTTGACGTCAAGTTCTGCAAAAAAACTGTCATTGACAGAGAGGCAAATGTAACTAATTGCAGCTTCAATGAAAACGTGAAATTCCCCTTAATGTAATTTTTGGAGCAATACAGGCATTTTAGCAAGAACCCAGTCTAACACTTAGCTTGGTATAAATAGACATTTTAATTCCTCCTCCGGGTTTTCACAACTGTGCCTTATTTTCAAAACGAACATCtgaagtaaaataaaaacaacaaaatcacattgATATAAAAATACTATACATAACCCAATCTGTTCATATATATTTACACAATATACAATCAGTCTGTCACTAACAATGTTGGTGAGAATCTGCTGGTGCTTTACAATGAAAAATGTTTGCTGCATTTAaataatcaaatgtttaattttgtGCTCAACATTCATTAATACTTCAAAAGTCATAGAAAGACCTCAGACTTCTATACCCATGTGTAAGTGCAAAAATGCACATATGTAGCATCCAAAATGCCACCCACTTAAAAAATCCACAAAGACAAGAGTTTGTATGGATGTAGAAAAGACTGATCCGATTGCAGCTCTGTGTGAATCAATCCTGCTCTTCATCAGTGGCTGACTGCTGCTCAGTGGCCTCATCCTCCGAGCTCGCCTGACAGGCTGACGTATGGAACAGACGCATAAGGTCTCGAAATCGACTTGAAACCTGTGAAGATTTAGTTATGTTAAATATGCCAAAGGAGTAATTCTTATATTGCTTTATatggattaaaaaaatcagtacATATCACTGTCTGTAAAATTTGTGTACCTCAATGGCTGTTTTGTTGCCCAGCTGCTCTGACACAGCGTGAAAAGTGCTGTCATTGGCTCCTTGCTGTTGACAGGCAGTCAAGATCACTCGATCAGCCTCCCTACACAACAGACAGTAAATGAGGGTCATGTTGTGCATTCAGAGAAGGAACCATAAAGCCAGATTTAAAGTAAAAGTTTCTACATGTTTCTTCTTTACCTGGTCCAGAGGATGACCCTTTCTCCACTGGCAGTGAGGGAGATGTTTTTGGCACAGACGGGTGATTCTAAGGCAGGGCTGAGTGTGCTCTGCTGAGTGTACTCTCTCTCTCCTGTTTCAGCTGAAACATCTTCATCACTACTCTGCCTCTGTGGAGTCGTGTGAAGATGTTCTTCTTGGTTCTCATCATCTTCCTCATTCGGTTTCTTCAGGGGTTCTGGGATAGGGGATGGGATTATCTCATCTCCTTCACACACAGTCACGTCTTCATCTGCATGACAGGTATGTCAAATTTTATATGGAATACATTTCACCTCACCAGTACATCTACATGGCTTTGCATTAtgaaaaatgttgtttaaatgttattttccaTAAATTTTTTATGATGTATAGCAGTGGTCACGGGCACCATGTTGCCCACAaggagtctgtgagttgcccgcaaagcacattctattaatagcctcaatttaaaaaaaaaagtttcacagttaaaatatagtttaaatatagttaaaataaagttttttttaaagttaaagagacactcgatttttttttaaatattctaattttccagctctccaagagttaaatattagatttttaccattttggaatccatttagccaaTCTCAGGGTTTGGCTGTACCACTTTAActatagcttagcataatcaattgaatctgattagaccattagcattgtgctaaaaaataaccaaagagtttttgatatttttaaaaattacgCAGCagacgaaaatagtccccttagtaactttcaatagcaggggattaTTTTCAGGaactgcataatatcactacgccttctgcagccatgttacaacagcaaagtccttgattattacaccagaatgagagaatagttcctagccatatcggcctagaaaattgcaacttttacatttccgtcggtcttagtacacgatgtaactacagaagagtcaagttttaaataagaaaac
Above is a window of Paramisgurnus dabryanus chromosome 13, PD_genome_1.1, whole genome shotgun sequence DNA encoding:
- the LOC135727574 gene encoding C-type lectin domain family 12 member A, which produces MEEEVCYSTVIFKSFENDKSKELQSDDSIYAEVKKKEITSEISPESSEKEVSTPISPSHRRATLVLGLLCFLLLSALTAVSILYYNHVTAYKKILTLYTEEMTVNHKLLAHNELLETEKRGLITEDEELNSTLSFILKQNTLSVEHYCQFTGNRVQCKPCPKNWIQNGSSCYYFHLGGDWNTWTNSQKICKGFGAHLAIIDNVEEQEFINQHTEYYYDEYHGYWIGLSEKSEQGGTWVWTSGAKLEGGFWIYRPIYRDACVLSMASTNPIKSWQAASCHMYNRWICELNVLRWPDILNFE
- the gpatch4 gene encoding G patch domain-containing protein 4, translating into MAEATQDKPTGLKFAEQQLLRHGWEKGKGLGRRESGISEAIKVKIKCDKGGVGHKEGEQFTFHWWDHVFNKASSNLVVETGQDGVKVKADDSSNILISNRKPTKAQQAKSMLYGSFVKSATLLSGELQPEKPSESDDSSSSSEDEDHKLDLSSTTKLSDADLLKACGGRTAHKGARHGLTMNAKLARLEQQELEFMNKYGKNNQPARTSTNPEDNKDATEKTKCKKSKRKEKPSEEDSNGSVFVNDDTMTDAKTKKKKNRKAQPEGSFNGDCGLAGNMESALTTEGLHEEFNEAASCLSVEKENIPKKEKKKKKKCMVASLDNTDVISEDFTDKQPHEDSKHQQKSDSVSKKKRKKKSSMDHHESSPSTNTRNSTSAMMITDDTNTQEDMDMDMEIEGQEKSRKKNKKTKKLRKMEKQAVDEQVTFEDSVPKKKKKKSKE